A single window of Engraulis encrasicolus isolate BLACKSEA-1 chromosome 20, IST_EnEncr_1.0, whole genome shotgun sequence DNA harbors:
- the tomm7 gene encoding mitochondrial import receptor subunit TOM7 homolog has translation MVKLSKEAKQRLQQVFQCGQFVVRWGFIPTVLYLGFKRGADPGMPEPTLVSLLWG, from the exons ATGGTGAAGCTGAGCAAAGAAGCCAAACAACGGCTCCAGCAAGTGTTCCAGTGTGGACAGTTTGTTGTCCGATGGGGTTTCATCCCAACTGTTTTGTATCTAG gGTTCAAGAGAGGTGCGGATCCCGGCATGCCAGAACCCACACTagtcag CTTGCTGTGGGGCTAA
- the LOC134435810 gene encoding interleukin-6-like isoform X2, which yields MPSQLSFLFSALLAAALSLSEGAPLSTAVESADISGDESHPSNRHPVVSAAYVLHADVDRLLKQFQEQNSQVKEGHYHIQSPINSSADGCFSFHFNKFRCLKRIYAGLHQFEDQMQYVNRELESQLADGIIYRTRNLQRAVKEMQQTHTSDDTFPKQELPTESKWMKMTVVNGILQSYKQFLIYAHRALRHMSKDAPTL from the exons ATGCCTTCCCAACTGA GCTTCCTTTTCAGCGCTCTGCTCGCCGCGGCCCTCTCTTTATCGGAAGGAGCTCCTCTATCCACGGCGGTTGAATCCGCAGACATCTCGGGGGATGAGTCGCATCCATCCAACAGGCACCCCGTGGTCAGTGCAGCCTACGTGCTCCATGCGGACGTTGATAGACTTCTAAAACAG TTCCAGGAGCAGAACTCTCAGGTAAAGGAGGGACACTATCACATCCAATCACCAATCAACAGTTCTGCTGATGGATGCTTCAGTTTCCACTTCAACAAG TTCAGATGCTTGAAAAGGATCTATGCTGGTTTGCACCAGTTCGAAGACCAGATGCAGTATGTCAACAGAGAGTTGGAGTCTCAGCTGGCTGATGGCATCATCTACAGGACTCGCAATCTGCAGAGGGCCGTCAAAGAAATG caacagacacacacctccGATGACACCTTTCCAAAGCAGGAGCTCCCAACAGAATCCAAGTGGATGAAGATGACCGTTGTCAACGGCATCTTGCAAAGCTACAAACAGTTCCTCATCTACGCTCACAGAGCGCTGCGACACATGTCCAAAGACGCACCAACTTTATAA
- the LOC134435810 gene encoding interleukin-6-like isoform X1 produces MPSQLSKRNVKTLSGSYWSGVTQRNFRSSSFFFYFLHPPGFLFSALLAAALSLSEGAPLSTAVESADISGDESHPSNRHPVVSAAYVLHADVDRLLKQFQEQNSQVKEGHYHIQSPINSSADGCFSFHFNKFRCLKRIYAGLHQFEDQMQYVNRELESQLADGIIYRTRNLQRAVKEMQQTHTSDDTFPKQELPTESKWMKMTVVNGILQSYKQFLIYAHRALRHMSKDAPTL; encoded by the exons ATGCCTTCCCAACTGAGTAAGAGAAACGTCAAAACTTTATCTGGTTCTTATTGGTCAGGAGTTACTCAACGAAACTTTCGCtcatcctcttttttcttttattttcttcaccCTCCAGGCTTCCTTTTCAGCGCTCTGCTCGCCGCGGCCCTCTCTTTATCGGAAGGAGCTCCTCTATCCACGGCGGTTGAATCCGCAGACATCTCGGGGGATGAGTCGCATCCATCCAACAGGCACCCCGTGGTCAGTGCAGCCTACGTGCTCCATGCGGACGTTGATAGACTTCTAAAACAG TTCCAGGAGCAGAACTCTCAGGTAAAGGAGGGACACTATCACATCCAATCACCAATCAACAGTTCTGCTGATGGATGCTTCAGTTTCCACTTCAACAAG TTCAGATGCTTGAAAAGGATCTATGCTGGTTTGCACCAGTTCGAAGACCAGATGCAGTATGTCAACAGAGAGTTGGAGTCTCAGCTGGCTGATGGCATCATCTACAGGACTCGCAATCTGCAGAGGGCCGTCAAAGAAATG caacagacacacacctccGATGACACCTTTCCAAAGCAGGAGCTCCCAACAGAATCCAAGTGGATGAAGATGACCGTTGTCAACGGCATCTTGCAAAGCTACAAACAGTTCCTCATCTACGCTCACAGAGCGCTGCGACACATGTCCAAAGACGCACCAACTTTATAA